From the genome of Carassius gibelio isolate Cgi1373 ecotype wild population from Czech Republic chromosome B10, carGib1.2-hapl.c, whole genome shotgun sequence, one region includes:
- the LOC127966138 gene encoding uncharacterized protein LOC127966138: MSRCVWINLYPRGRYNGPWVHPQRRTRAGSRATATASPPPAFEISIQNRFAPLRETGRDAVIIGDSIVRHVSATLAEGKVHTHCLPGARVLDVSAQIPAILKDDESPRAVVLHAGVNDTTLRQTEKLKRDFRSLIEMVRSTTPAATIVVSGPLPTYRRGHERFSRLFALNEWLLSWCKEQKLLFVNNWNLFWERPRLFRADGLHPSRVGAELLSDNISRTLRSM, from the exons ATGAG TCGCTGCGTCTGGATCAATCTATATCCGAGGGGCCGCTAcaacggaccctgggtgcatccacagcggaggacgcgagccgggtcccgggcgacggcgacggcttctccccctcctgccttcgagatctccatccagaaccgcttcgctcccctccgcgagacaggacgcgacgctgtgatcatcggagactccatcgtccgacacgtaagtgctacgttagccgaaggtaaagtgcacactcattgtttgcctggtgctcgtgttctcgatgtttctgcgcagatacccgcgatcctgaaggacgacgagagccccagagcggtcgtgcttcacgccggggttaacgacaccacgctgcggcagacggagaagctgaagagggacttcaggagcctgatcgagatggttcgcagcacgacgcccgcggcgacgatcgtcgtgtcaggaccactgcccacgtatcgacgaggacacgaaaggttcagtagactttttgctttaaatgaatggttgttgtcatggtgtaaagaacagaaactgctatttgttaacaactggaatcttttctgggagcgtcctagactgtttcgcgctgatggattacaccccagcagagtcggagcggagcttctgtctgacaacatctccaggacacttcgctccatgtga
- the LOC127965885 gene encoding uncharacterized protein LOC127965885 has translation MSGPDDVLKLLILHEEARRERRLKLRRAFIRLVIPLSIVMLILIALSFLLWIQISLSTGRFHAFSTNWDCEMTDCRPSWVRYPCLNSTEGLNLLPTMYQKVKNHCYRFDGNDTVTYWLGHSPNYPENTLIMQKGRWWNNGDVDVFDGNYSSLSWIPITVVGRNHSDCPVAIDKHRKYVLNQKTPATPKRSRRDNGGELQHAQIEIGGKAVKLPLYPIAPDPRHIVSYYLPKVKDHLYSNKAVRDVAQSYLSRNIFVRDDPSSDTYKLVANDKFLRRWNVLQPEKVHLVRWDKNRSYGAVCDRLGRIDKTDKDNFDLNGSKNGLPNVNALSLAWPRYTKLDDPWKETMHVERCLGMEVKHWFVQTFPPHRPDKCAVIINKILGTPGAKVPMEICNASFVRPDYTWANFADVLFQYDVAMLMANQSVIQMEQLHDHLESRCNSPTSMVYNVTAWMQLNMFHLCLEMIASRKTTMRVPRSTEDFVWKDFQPHQVYMWPQVSDAAMGDEWFDREKQFRQFLRPIPSVQELRGLHDGWSLSHCLHHKAVHTIGPEWNPVEKCKKTDCSETEYCVTNMTTSTEYYPQVKSQQASKKYINDFLKQVKTNDVFAGYEYLNSVWLRSTGTLFLSDPQEPTALAIAWMFAFTVGAIFTDVTESVEEFVEEAWDDFVEASEDALIGIFHYGLYVFGGFVGIIVLCLVAWGLVRCCLSYVFKSACRTINPVEEDLRLRKLTNSLQQLMKDDVNALL, from the coding sequence ATGTCCGGACCTGATGATGTGCTGAAGCTGCTGATTCTTCATGAAGAAGCACGCAGAGAAAGACGTCTGAAACTTAGACGAGCATTCATTCGATTGGTTATTCCGCTCTCAATTGTAATGTTAATTTTGATTGCTTTATCATTTCTGCTCTGGATTCAAATCTCTCTCTCAACAGGACGTTTTCATGCGTTCTCAACAAATTGGGATTGTGAAATGACCGACTGCCGTCCTTCTTGGGTTAGATACCCATGCCTAAATTCTACAGAGGGTCTAAATTTGCTTCCTACTATGTATCAGAAAGTTAAGAATCATTGTTATAGGTTCGACGGCAATGACACAGTGACCTATTGGCTCGGTCACTCCCCAAATTATCCAGAGAATACCCTCATCATGCAGAAAGGCCGCTGGTGGAACAATGGTGATGTGGATGTTTTTGATGGAAACTATAGTTCCCTTAGTTGGATTCCCATCACCGTAGTTGGCAGAAACCATAGTGACTGTCCAGTAGCAATAGACAAGCACCGCAAGTATGTATTAAATCAGAAAACACCTGCCACTCCTAAACGCAGCAGGAGAGACAATGGGGGTGAGTTACAGCATGCTCAGATAGAGATTGGAGGAAAAGCAGTGAAGTTACCTTTATACCCTATTGCGCCTGATCCACGTCATATTGTGTCATATTATCTGCCCAAGGTTAAGGACCATCTTTACTCGAATAAGGCAGTAAGGGATGTAGCACAAAGCTATCTGTCTAGAAATATTTTTGTTCGAGATGATCCCAGCTCTGACACATATAAGTTAGTTGCAAATGACAAATTTCTGAGACGATGGAATGTTTTGCAGCCAGAAAAGGTTCATCTTGTCAGGTGGGATAAAAACAGATCTTATGGAGCAGTGTGTGATAGACTAGGACGAATTGATAAGACTGATAAGGATAATTTTGATCTAAATGGAAGTAAAAATGGATTACCAAATGTTAATGCTCTTTCCCTCGCTTGGCCAAGGTATACTAAGTTGGATGATCCTTGGAAGGAGACCATGCACGTGGAACGATGCCTGGGTATGGAAGTGAAACATTGGTTCGTCCAGACGTTTCCTCCGCATCGGCCTGACAAATGTGCGGtaattataaacaaaattttaGGTACCCCAGGGGCAAAGGTTCCAATGGAAATTTGCAACGCATCTTTTGTGCGGCCAGATTATACATGGGCAAATTTCGCAGATGTGCTGTTTCAGTATGATGTTGCTATGTTAATGGCTAATCAATCCGTCATTCAAATGGAACAACTACATGACCATCTTGAAAGTAGGTGTAATAGCCCCACCTCAATGGTCTATAATGTCACTGCTTGGATGCAGTTGAATATGTTTCATTTGTGTTTAGAAATGATTGCCAGCAGAAAGACCACTATGCGGGTTCCTCGATCCACGGAGGATTTTGTATGGAAAGATTTCCAGCCCCATCAGGTCTACATGTGGCCACAGGTATCTGATGCTGCTATGGGAGATGAGTGGTTCGACAGGGAGAAACAGTTTCGTCAATTTTTAAGGCCAATTCCCTCCGTTCAAGAGTTACGAGGGTTACATGATGGGTGGAGTTTAAGTCATTGTCTGCATCATAAGGCTGTCCATACTATAGGTCCTGAGTGGAACCCAGTTGAGAAGTGTAAAAAGACAGATTGTTCCGAGACAGAGTATTGTGTTACTAATATGACTACATCTACGGAATACTACCCTCAAGTAAAATCGCAGCAAGCAAGTAAGAAATACATTAATGATTTCTTGAAACAGGTCAAGACTAATGATGTGTTTGCTGGCTATGAATATTTGAATTCAGTATGGCTCCGATCAACAGGTACCCTTTTCTTGTCAGATCCTCAAGAACCCACGGCGTTAGCAATAGCATGGATGTTTGCTTTCACAGTAGGGGCTATTTTTACAGATGTAACCGAGTCTGTAGAAGAATTTGTTGAAGAAGCTTGGGATGATTTTGTGGAAGCTTCAGAGGACGCGCTTATTGGAATCTTTCATTATGGCTTGTATGTTTTTGGAGGATTTGTGGGAATTATTGTCCTGTGTTTGGTTGCGTGGGGATTGGTACGCTGTTGTCTGTCCTATGTGTTCAAATCTGCTTGCAGGACTATTAACCCGGTGGAGGAAGATTTGCGACTGCGGAAGCTGACCAACAGTCTGCAGCAGCTGATGAAGGATGACGTCAACGCCCTGTTGTGA